One Azospirillum sp. TSA2s genomic region harbors:
- a CDS encoding hydantoinase B/oxoprolinase family protein, with protein sequence MGETENAAVAGGAVAGAAETRPARWQFWVDRGGTFTDIVGRRPDGSVVTHKLLSENPERYADAAVQGIRDLLGLKPGQPIPPDTVEVVKMGTTVATNALLERKGEPTVLLITEGLADQLRIGHQARPKIFARHIHLPDQLYSHVVEVPERVMADGRVLKPVDLHAVRRGLEEAYRQGFRAAAIALMHGYRYPEHERQVASLARAVGFTQVSVSHLVSPLMKLVGRGDTTVADAYLSPVLRRYVDRVANDLSVDGMPVPLMFMQSNGGLTDARRFQGKDAILSGPAGGVVGAVRTAGMAGFDRVIGFDMGGTSTDVSHYAGEYERAFDAVVAGVRVRAPMMHIHTVAAGGGSLCVFDGTRFRVGPDSAGANPGPACYRRGGPLTVTDCNVMVGKIQPRFFPHVFGPNGDQPLDAEVVKARFTELAATVNAKLGTTMTPQEVAEGFLRIAVDNMANAIKKISVERGYDVTGYTLNGFGGAAGQHVCAVADALGMTRVFLHPQAGVLSAYGIGLADTVAIRERAVEGPLSDAVVDRLTMLFTDLETEGRAELTRQGVAADRQAINRRVHLKAAGSDTTLTVAFGSKVAMTKSFEEAHRRRYGFLTPGTALEVESVTLEAVGLTDVLEDPELPATTAVLPRRLATVAMHIGGQRREAPLYDRRQLQPGNRVVGPAILAEAVSTTVVEPGWMAEVTRKNHLVLTRLEPATQRQAAGVKGGAKVDPVTLEVFNNLFMSIAERMGVTLEKTARSVNIKERLDFSCALFDRDGGLIANAPHMPVHLGSMGESVRAVIERRGGSFTAGESFALNDPYHGGTHLPDITVVSPVFDEAGKDLLFFVASRGHHADVGGITPGSMPPDSKTIADEGVLLDCVPLVENGQFREEAMVELLRSGPHPARNPAQNIGDLKAQVAANEQGTRELHRVVRLHGLSTVIAYMRHVQDNAEEQVRRAIGVLSDGDFAVTLDNGAVIKLRVSIDHAARSAIVDFSGTSTQLTNNFNAPSAVCRAAVLYVFRCLVDDEIPMNEGCLRPIEIVIPPGSMLSPNPPAAVVAGNVETSQCIVDALFGALGVMASAQGTMNNTTFGNEWHQYYETVCGGSGAGNGFDGTDAVQTHMTNSRLTDPEVLEWRFPVLVESFRIRRGSGGAGRWRGGDGVIRRLRFLEPMTAAILANHRKIAPFGLKGGADGAVGRTWVQRSDGSVQELASQDSTAMRPGDALVVETPGGGGFGAVG encoded by the coding sequence ATGGGTGAGACGGAGAACGCGGCGGTGGCCGGAGGGGCGGTGGCCGGAGCGGCGGAGACCAGGCCGGCCCGGTGGCAGTTCTGGGTGGATCGCGGCGGCACCTTCACCGACATCGTCGGCCGCCGGCCGGACGGGTCGGTCGTGACCCACAAGCTGCTGTCGGAAAATCCGGAGCGCTATGCCGACGCCGCCGTCCAGGGCATCCGCGACCTGCTGGGCCTGAAGCCGGGCCAGCCGATCCCGCCGGACACGGTGGAGGTGGTGAAGATGGGCACCACCGTCGCCACCAACGCCCTGCTGGAACGCAAGGGCGAGCCGACCGTCCTGTTGATCACCGAAGGGCTGGCCGACCAGCTGCGCATCGGCCATCAGGCCCGGCCGAAGATTTTCGCCCGCCACATCCATCTGCCCGACCAGCTCTATTCCCATGTGGTGGAGGTCCCGGAGCGGGTGATGGCCGACGGCCGGGTGCTGAAGCCGGTCGACCTGCACGCCGTCCGCCGCGGGTTGGAGGAGGCCTACCGCCAGGGCTTCCGCGCCGCCGCCATCGCGCTGATGCACGGCTACCGCTATCCGGAGCATGAACGGCAGGTCGCCTCGCTGGCCCGCGCGGTCGGCTTCACCCAGGTCTCGGTCAGCCATCTGGTCAGCCCGCTGATGAAGCTGGTCGGCCGCGGCGACACCACGGTGGCCGATGCCTATCTCTCCCCCGTGCTGCGCCGCTATGTCGACCGGGTCGCCAACGATCTCAGCGTCGACGGCATGCCGGTGCCGCTGATGTTCATGCAGTCCAACGGCGGCCTGACCGACGCCCGTCGCTTCCAGGGCAAGGACGCCATCCTCTCGGGTCCGGCCGGCGGCGTGGTGGGTGCGGTGCGCACCGCCGGGATGGCCGGCTTCGACCGGGTCATCGGCTTCGACATGGGCGGCACCTCCACCGATGTGTCGCACTATGCCGGCGAGTATGAGCGCGCCTTCGATGCCGTCGTGGCCGGCGTGCGGGTGCGTGCGCCGATGATGCACATCCACACCGTGGCGGCCGGCGGAGGTTCGCTCTGCGTCTTCGACGGCACCCGCTTCCGTGTGGGGCCGGACAGCGCCGGCGCCAATCCGGGGCCTGCCTGCTACCGCCGCGGCGGGCCGCTGACGGTCACCGACTGCAACGTCATGGTCGGCAAGATCCAGCCGCGCTTCTTCCCGCATGTCTTCGGCCCCAACGGCGACCAGCCGCTGGACGCCGAGGTGGTGAAGGCCCGCTTCACCGAACTGGCCGCCACCGTCAACGCCAAGCTCGGCACGACGATGACGCCGCAGGAGGTCGCCGAAGGCTTCCTGCGCATCGCCGTCGACAACATGGCCAACGCCATCAAGAAGATCTCGGTCGAGCGCGGCTATGACGTCACCGGCTACACGCTGAACGGCTTCGGCGGGGCGGCGGGTCAGCATGTCTGCGCCGTCGCCGACGCTCTGGGCATGACGCGGGTCTTCCTGCACCCGCAGGCCGGCGTGCTGTCCGCCTACGGCATCGGTCTGGCCGACACCGTGGCCATCCGCGAGCGTGCGGTCGAAGGGCCGCTGAGCGACGCCGTGGTCGACCGGCTGACCATGCTGTTCACCGACCTGGAGACCGAGGGGCGGGCGGAGCTGACCCGCCAGGGCGTCGCCGCCGACCGGCAGGCGATCAACCGCCGCGTCCATCTGAAGGCCGCCGGCTCCGACACCACACTGACCGTCGCCTTCGGATCGAAGGTGGCGATGACCAAGTCCTTCGAGGAGGCGCACCGCCGCCGTTACGGCTTCCTCACCCCCGGCACCGCGCTGGAGGTTGAGTCGGTGACGCTGGAGGCCGTCGGCCTGACCGACGTGCTGGAGGATCCGGAGCTTCCCGCGACCACCGCGGTGCTACCGCGCCGTCTCGCCACCGTCGCGATGCATATCGGCGGCCAGCGCCGCGAGGCGCCGCTCTACGACCGCCGCCAGCTTCAGCCCGGCAACCGCGTCGTCGGCCCGGCGATCCTGGCCGAAGCCGTCTCCACCACCGTGGTCGAGCCCGGCTGGATGGCGGAGGTTACCCGCAAGAACCATCTGGTGCTGACCCGGCTGGAGCCGGCGACCCAGCGTCAGGCCGCCGGGGTCAAGGGCGGGGCGAAGGTCGATCCGGTGACGCTGGAGGTCTTCAACAACCTGTTCATGTCCATCGCCGAGCGGATGGGCGTGACCTTGGAGAAGACCGCCCGCTCGGTGAACATCAAGGAGCGGCTGGACTTCTCCTGCGCCCTGTTCGACCGCGACGGCGGGCTGATCGCCAACGCCCCGCACATGCCGGTTCATCTGGGGTCGATGGGCGAGAGCGTGCGCGCGGTCATCGAGCGGCGCGGCGGCAGCTTCACCGCGGGCGAGAGCTTCGCGCTGAACGATCCCTACCATGGCGGCACCCATCTGCCGGACATCACCGTCGTCTCGCCGGTGTTCGACGAGGCCGGCAAGGACCTGCTGTTCTTCGTCGCCTCGCGCGGCCATCACGCCGATGTCGGCGGCATCACCCCGGGCTCCATGCCGCCGGACAGCAAGACCATTGCCGACGAAGGCGTGCTGCTGGATTGCGTACCGCTGGTGGAGAACGGCCAGTTCCGCGAGGAGGCCATGGTCGAGCTTCTGCGCTCCGGCCCGCATCCGGCGCGCAACCCGGCGCAGAACATCGGCGATCTGAAGGCGCAGGTCGCCGCCAACGAGCAGGGCACCCGCGAACTGCACCGCGTCGTCCGCCTGCATGGTCTGTCCACCGTCATCGCCTATATGCGCCACGTCCAGGACAATGCCGAGGAGCAGGTCCGCCGCGCCATCGGCGTGCTGAGCGACGGCGACTTCGCGGTGACGCTGGACAATGGGGCGGTCATCAAGCTGCGGGTGTCGATCGACCATGCCGCCCGCTCGGCGATCGTCGATTTTTCCGGGACCAGCACCCAGCTGACCAACAATTTCAACGCCCCGTCGGCGGTCTGCCGGGCGGCGGTGCTCTATGTCTTCCGCTGTCTGGTGGACGACGAGATCCCGATGAACGAGGGCTGCCTGCGCCCCATCGAGATCGTCATCCCGCCCGGCTCCATGCTGTCGCCCAACCCGCCGGCCGCGGTGGTGGCCGGCAATGTGGAGACCAGCCAGTGCATCGTCGACGCGCTGTTCGGCGCGCTGGGGGTGATGGCGTCGGCCCAGGGGACGATGAACAACACCACCTTCGGCAACGAGTGGCACCAGTATTACGAGACGGTCTGCGGCGGCTCCGGCGCCGGCAACGGCTTCGACGGCACCGACGCGGTGCAGACCCACATGACCAACTCGCGCCTGACCGATCCGGAGGTGCTGGAATGGCGCTTCCCGGTGCTGGTGGAGAGCTTCCGCATCCGCCGCGGCTCCGGCGGGGCAGGGCGCTGGCGCGGCGGTGACGGCGTGATCCGCCGCCTGCGTTTCCTGGAACCGATGACCGCCGCCATCCTCGCCAACCACCGCAAGATCGCTCCCTTCGGCCTGAAGGGCGGTGCCGACGGTGCGGTCGGCCGGACCTGGGTCCAGCGCAGCGACGGCAGCGTGCAGGAACT